A genomic region of Nostoc sp. UHCC 0702 contains the following coding sequences:
- a CDS encoding sensor histidine kinase: protein MNLTFKIKKHPFPSLLYLEWILLAIAILPIILSPSSPKFRYKHSEVSICSIFPELSICGIFPELSILSLIFFALMGLRLPTNNKFTKVIYTASEIILISITGLLGGRFSRPFPFLYIILVARSCLIFKLPGRLIITGLSFILSLSTTQLKYQLFNYQLLQQGQERFRFLSLNWALTFGLSLVFVLLMMNAVLSERESREKLANANDKLRQYAMQIENQATLEERNRIAREIHDSLGHSLTALNLQLETALKLWQSNPSKAQSFLARAKELGSNALKDVRQSVSTMRSHPLQGKSLEQAIAILLEDFYRSTGISPICRFAIDENIPIEISTAVYRIIQESLTNITKHANATEVKLELITITGSLWLRIQDNGKGFNFTQNTTGFGLQSMRDRTLALDGEFNIHSATGSGCQIIVDIPLPRLTR from the coding sequence ATGAATCTGACGTTTAAAATTAAGAAGCATCCTTTTCCATCTTTGCTTTATTTGGAATGGATACTACTGGCGATCGCTATATTGCCCATAATTTTATCACCTTCGTCACCAAAATTTCGTTACAAACATTCAGAAGTTTCAATTTGCAGTATCTTCCCGGAACTGTCAATTTGCGGTATCTTCCCGGAACTGTCAATTTTGAGTCTGATTTTTTTTGCATTAATGGGTTTAAGATTGCCCACTAATAACAAGTTCACAAAGGTAATCTACACAGCTAGTGAAATTATCTTGATTTCCATAACTGGTTTATTGGGCGGCAGATTCTCTCGCCCTTTTCCCTTTCTCTACATCATTTTGGTTGCTCGGAGTTGCCTAATATTTAAGTTACCTGGGCGTTTGATAATTACCGGCTTATCATTTATCTTATCTCTATCAACTACACAACTCAAATATCAATTGTTCAATTATCAATTATTACAACAAGGACAAGAACGTTTTCGGTTTTTGAGTTTAAACTGGGCGCTCACATTTGGCTTAAGTTTAGTTTTTGTCTTGTTGATGATGAATGCCGTATTATCTGAACGGGAGAGTCGGGAAAAGCTAGCTAATGCTAACGATAAACTCCGCCAATACGCCATGCAAATTGAAAATCAAGCTACCTTAGAAGAACGTAATCGTATTGCTCGTGAAATCCATGATTCTTTGGGACACTCTCTAACAGCTTTAAATCTACAATTAGAAACGGCTTTGAAACTATGGCAATCTAATCCTAGCAAGGCGCAATCATTTTTAGCAAGAGCAAAGGAACTTGGTTCTAATGCACTCAAAGATGTTCGTCAATCTGTTTCTACTATGCGTTCTCATCCCTTACAAGGGAAATCTCTAGAACAGGCAATTGCTATTCTTTTAGAAGATTTTTATCGTTCTACGGGGATTTCTCCTATTTGTAGGTTCGCAATTGATGAGAATATTCCCATAGAAATTAGCACCGCTGTCTACCGCATTATCCAAGAATCTCTCACAAATATTACTAAGCACGCTAATGCTACAGAAGTGAAACTGGAATTAATTACAATCACAGGTAGTTTATGGTTGAGGATTCAAGATAATGGTAAAGGTTTTAATTTCACACAAAATACCACAGGATTTGGTTTACAAAGTATGCGCGATCGCACCTTAGCATTAGATGGTGAATTTAATATTCATAGTGCTACTGGTTCTGGTTGCCAAATTATAGTTGATATTCCCTTACCAAGGTTGACGCGATGA
- a CDS encoding DUF3148 domain-containing protein, with the protein MSKEFAIGSKVRVVALPPYLKTADPMPMLRPPDLIHTGEEGIVIDRRPGGYWGIRFAKGNFLLDSQYIESIDTPS; encoded by the coding sequence ATGTCCAAAGAATTCGCTATTGGTAGTAAAGTGCGTGTTGTGGCACTACCGCCCTACCTCAAAACAGCAGATCCGATGCCAATGTTACGTCCCCCAGATTTGATTCATACTGGCGAAGAGGGTATAGTAATTGACCGCCGCCCCGGTGGATATTGGGGTATCCGCTTTGCAAAAGGAAACTTTCTTTTAGATAGCCAATACATTGAAAGTATAGATACCCCTTCCTAG
- a CDS encoding nucleoside deaminase — MNQEYFMRLALAEAKKGDGPYGAVIVKDDKVVAVAYNTVFRDSDPSAHAEINVIRSLTAKLQNLSLEGYSIYTTGEPCPMCAAACVWTGLSEIVYGASIEDLISANQSQINITCEEVIAKSFRNIKVTKGVLRAECLALFE, encoded by the coding sequence ATGAACCAAGAATATTTTATGCGCTTAGCACTGGCGGAAGCAAAAAAAGGCGATGGGCCTTACGGTGCCGTCATTGTTAAGGATGACAAAGTTGTTGCCGTCGCATATAATACTGTGTTTAGGGATAGCGATCCATCTGCCCATGCGGAAATCAATGTCATTCGTAGTTTAACAGCTAAACTTCAAAACCTTTCTTTAGAAGGTTATAGCATATATACCACTGGTGAACCTTGTCCAATGTGTGCGGCTGCTTGTGTTTGGACGGGTTTATCAGAAATTGTATATGGCGCTTCAATTGAAGATTTAATCTCGGCTAATCAGTCGCAGATTAATATTACTTGTGAAGAGGTCATAGCCAAGTCATTTAGAAATATTAAAGTGACTAAAGGGGTGTTGAGAGCAGAATGTTTAGCTTTGTTTGAATAA
- a CDS encoding response regulator transcription factor → MIKLLLVDDQSLIRQGLKALLELEPDIEIVGEAENGENAIDLVEKLQPDVVLMDIRMPVMDGVAATREIQKRFVGVKILVLTTFDDDAYVTAALQNGAIGYLLKDTPSEELAVAIRAVYKGYTQLGPGIVKKLLTQFSTIPSNQKTPVPPSLTELTPREKEVLRLIATGASNREIAQQLYISEGTVKNHVTNILNRLDLRDRTQAAIIANTFLSYLDEPS, encoded by the coding sequence ATGATTAAATTGTTACTTGTAGATGACCAAAGTTTAATTCGCCAAGGATTAAAAGCATTATTAGAATTAGAACCAGATATAGAAATTGTGGGAGAGGCGGAAAATGGTGAAAATGCCATTGATTTAGTTGAAAAATTACAGCCAGATGTAGTATTAATGGATATCAGAATGCCCGTGATGGATGGAGTAGCAGCCACACGGGAAATTCAAAAACGTTTTGTAGGCGTTAAAATTTTAGTCTTGACGACTTTTGATGATGATGCATATGTGACAGCAGCATTGCAGAATGGAGCTATCGGTTATTTACTCAAAGATACACCTTCAGAAGAATTAGCTGTTGCCATTCGTGCAGTTTATAAAGGATATACACAACTAGGGCCAGGAATCGTCAAAAAACTTCTGACTCAATTTTCCACCATTCCATCAAACCAAAAAACACCTGTACCGCCTAGTTTAACTGAACTCACCCCCAGAGAAAAAGAGGTTTTACGGTTAATTGCAACAGGCGCTAGTAACCGCGAAATTGCTCAGCAACTCTACATTTCTGAGGGTACAGTCAAGAATCATGTCACTAATATTTTAAACAGATTAGATTTGCGCGATCGCACTCAAGCTGCTATTATCGCCAACACATTTTTATCCTATTTAGATGAACCTAGCTAA
- a CDS encoding P pilus assembly/Cpx signaling pathway, periplasmic inhibitor/zinc-resistance associated protein: MKLKALSLIAGAIALTLTTTSFVVQAQTASSSPLLLAQTPKKERGPWKNLNLTDAQKAQIQQIKRNTRAQIEAVFTPEQKEKLRAAFEARRAQREAGQRPTGQRQRSGKNFAELNLTQAQKDQIRQIREASKQQIEAVLTPEQQAQLKQFQENARQRREQRQQNQQSN, from the coding sequence ATGAAACTGAAGGCATTATCATTGATAGCTGGAGCGATCGCTCTCACTTTAACAACAACTTCCTTTGTTGTCCAAGCACAAACAGCCTCCTCTTCACCCCTGCTATTAGCACAAACACCGAAAAAAGAAAGGGGCCCTTGGAAAAATCTGAATTTAACAGATGCACAAAAAGCGCAAATTCAGCAAATTAAGCGTAACACCCGCGCCCAAATTGAAGCAGTTTTTACCCCAGAACAAAAAGAAAAGTTAAGAGCGGCTTTTGAAGCACGTCGCGCCCAACGCGAAGCAGGTCAGCGTCCAACGGGTCAGCGTCAACGTTCTGGAAAGAACTTTGCAGAATTGAATCTAACTCAAGCACAGAAAGACCAAATACGACAAATTCGGGAAGCATCAAAACAACAAATCGAAGCAGTTCTGACTCCTGAACAGCAAGCACAACTAAAGCAATTCCAAGAGAATGCGAGACAGCGCCGAGAACAACGTCAACAAAATCAACAAAGTAATTAA